Proteins encoded together in one Quercus lobata isolate SW786 chromosome 3, ValleyOak3.0 Primary Assembly, whole genome shotgun sequence window:
- the LOC115979251 gene encoding uncharacterized protein LOC115979251 isoform X1, whose translation MGLLTINCWWTRTNNFSTTLFPYRASAFMGGKFIHLYDAEQVVLSTLHSGFRFDTRAFASRNSVKKLRRNRQPPEIVADIPPTKDDYVQDENSASSFENSVDQNSKIKPSRSTVLQACTITSGLIAALGIILRQVSHVASVEGLPILDCSAEVSFGFEMWHLELITGIVVLISSSRYLVLKTWPDFAESSEAANQQVLASLQILDYIIVAFLPGISEELLFRGALLPLFGFNWKSVFLVAAIFGVLHVGSGRKYSFAIWATFVGLVYGYATIMSSSLIVPMASHAINNLVGGILWRYTSKSSEKL comes from the exons atgggtttgcTCACTATAAACTGTTGGTGGACCAGAACAAACAATTTCTCTACAACCCTCTTTCCTTACAGAGCATCTGCCTTCATGG GCGGGAAGTTTATTCACCTCTATGATGCGGAACAGGTTGTACTTTCTACATTGCACAGT GGTTTTAGATTTGATACAAGGGCTTTTGCAAGCCGGAATTCAGTGAAGAAATTGAGAAGAAATAGACAACCACCTGAAATTGTAGCAGATATTCCTCCCACAAAAGATGATTATGTTCAAGATGAAAACTCAGCTTCCTCTTTTGAAAATTCAGTTGATCAGAATTCTAAAATAAAGCCTTCCAGGAGTACTGTGCTTCAGGCATGTACCATCACTTCTGGATTAATAGCGGCTTTGGGTATAATACTTCGTCAG GTATCCCATGTTGCATCAGTGGAAGGGTTGCCAATCCTTGACTGCTCCGCAGAAGTATCAT TTGGTTTTGAGATGTGGCATCTTGAGTTGATTACAGGAATAGTTGTATTGATATCATCAAGCCGATATCTAGTACTGAAGACATGGCCAGATTTTGCTGAGTCTAGTGAAGCAGCCAATCAGCAG GTCCTTGCTTCACTTCAGATTTTGGATTACATAATTGTTGCATTCCTGCCTGGTATTAGTGAG GAATTGCTTTTCCGTGGTGCATTGCTACCACTTTTTGGATTCAATTGGAAGAGTGTCTTTTTGGTTGCCGCTATTTTTGGTGTTCTACACGTCGGCAGTGGCCGAAAGTATTCCTTTGCTATCTG GGCAACTTTTGTTGGGCTTGTGTATGGTTATGCCACAATTATGTCTTCTAGCCTTATTGTGCCAATGGCTTCTCATGCGATAAACAATCTGGTTGGAGGGATTTTGTGGCGATACACCTCAAAATCATCAGAGAAGTTATAA
- the LOC115979251 gene encoding uncharacterized protein LOC115979251 isoform X2, with translation MGGKFIHLYDAEQVVLSTLHSGFRFDTRAFASRNSVKKLRRNRQPPEIVADIPPTKDDYVQDENSASSFENSVDQNSKIKPSRSTVLQACTITSGLIAALGIILRQVSHVASVEGLPILDCSAEVSFGFEMWHLELITGIVVLISSSRYLVLKTWPDFAESSEAANQQVLASLQILDYIIVAFLPGISEELLFRGALLPLFGFNWKSVFLVAAIFGVLHVGSGRKYSFAIWATFVGLVYGYATIMSSSLIVPMASHAINNLVGGILWRYTSKSSEKL, from the exons ATGG GCGGGAAGTTTATTCACCTCTATGATGCGGAACAGGTTGTACTTTCTACATTGCACAGT GGTTTTAGATTTGATACAAGGGCTTTTGCAAGCCGGAATTCAGTGAAGAAATTGAGAAGAAATAGACAACCACCTGAAATTGTAGCAGATATTCCTCCCACAAAAGATGATTATGTTCAAGATGAAAACTCAGCTTCCTCTTTTGAAAATTCAGTTGATCAGAATTCTAAAATAAAGCCTTCCAGGAGTACTGTGCTTCAGGCATGTACCATCACTTCTGGATTAATAGCGGCTTTGGGTATAATACTTCGTCAG GTATCCCATGTTGCATCAGTGGAAGGGTTGCCAATCCTTGACTGCTCCGCAGAAGTATCAT TTGGTTTTGAGATGTGGCATCTTGAGTTGATTACAGGAATAGTTGTATTGATATCATCAAGCCGATATCTAGTACTGAAGACATGGCCAGATTTTGCTGAGTCTAGTGAAGCAGCCAATCAGCAG GTCCTTGCTTCACTTCAGATTTTGGATTACATAATTGTTGCATTCCTGCCTGGTATTAGTGAG GAATTGCTTTTCCGTGGTGCATTGCTACCACTTTTTGGATTCAATTGGAAGAGTGTCTTTTTGGTTGCCGCTATTTTTGGTGTTCTACACGTCGGCAGTGGCCGAAAGTATTCCTTTGCTATCTG GGCAACTTTTGTTGGGCTTGTGTATGGTTATGCCACAATTATGTCTTCTAGCCTTATTGTGCCAATGGCTTCTCATGCGATAAACAATCTGGTTGGAGGGATTTTGTGGCGATACACCTCAAAATCATCAGAGAAGTTATAA
- the LOC115982353 gene encoding golgin subfamily B member 1, with protein MSENHSSEQVLEVSGAQNNNFLDPNPDRAIRAPEEANGYYDHDRVNQEPALLSVMGRAENDNDNDNGVSEEEEGGDFVDCSEELVSSAEKEAAVVAVAREESGDDGVRGIENGVLNGYVMDEQPEQQRLSNAREYKDEREAFAREVAELRHGLKALINHQQPLLGENESGENDNSPLLEMIKECSLFVKLASEERLQAEATMREIHGVVLMNEQEIGDLNARVSELSVSNDAAASYMSSVQNSLEVSLEKDRHVEDVANRMLASLASVGYQEESLEDSISGKIIQVEKGNSLLIEKYNQILSEIDQLRQCLNETGVDIRVQEGHGTICVAARDELLELKRKEEDLTDKVRHLEDENRKLVEQLDGHKEMVEKVNAELANTKIEVEQEKLRCANTKEKLTMAVTKGKALVQQRDSLKHSLADKTSELENCLIELQEKSSALESAELSKEELVKSENLIASLQETLSERTSVLEKIDEIMSEAGVPEELLSMDIRERFRWLVDERNVLKGFSLESQKLKDAFSSFDLPETVSSSDLEARVGWLRESFYRAKDDVNSLQDEIAKTREAGHNEIDRLSASLSTALQEKDYFETELADLMRKYEEIVEKEHQVTLEKDHLSASLSTALQEKDYLQTELAELMSKYEEIVVKECQVTLEKDHLSASLSAELQEKDYFQTEFANLMGKYKEIVEKEHQVSVERDQIVKMLIEVSGTKMEKEEGVYQTFSDNSSLVHRCFEKIKEQSSAILDSSYANAELFERVQSLLYVRDHELMLCEKLLEEEMMVRSEEKLLNELKLVSEELVALKEEKSSLWKDLERSEEKSTLMDKLSNELKLVSEELVVLKEEKSSLHKDFERLEEKSALVEKLSSELKLVSEELEALKEEKSSLQNDVERLEEKSTLVEKLSNELKLVSEELVVLKEENSSLQRDLERLEEKSALVGKLSNELKLVSEELVALKEENSSLQRDLERSEEKSTLMDKLSNELKLVSEELVVLKEEKSSLHKDFERLEEKSALVEKLSSELKLVSEELEALKEEKSSLQNDVERLEEKSTLVEKLSNELKLVSEELVVLKEENSSLQRDLERLEEKSALVGKLSNELKLVSEELVALKEENSSLQRDLERLEEKSALVEKLSNELKLVSEELVALKEEKSSLQNDLERSEEKSALVKKLSNELKLVYEELVALKEEKSSLQNDLQRSEEKSTSVEKLSNELKLVSEELVVLKEEKSSVQKDLERSEEKSALVEKLSNELKLVSEELVELKEEKSSLWKDLERSEEKSTLVDKFSNELKLVSEELVALKEEKSSLQKDLERLEEKSTLVEKVSNELKLVSEELVALKEEKSSLQKDLERSEEKSALVREKLSMAVKKGKGLVQDRENLKKLLDEKNSEIQKLKLELQQQESAVVDCRDQIKTLSTDVEHIPKLEADLAAMKDQRDQLEQFLLESNKILQKVVESIDGIVLPVDTVFDEPVGKVNWLSGYINECLEAKMHAEQELGKVKEDANTLVSELAEAQATVKSLQDALSVAENNVTQLAEEKRELEVGKTNIEQELQKAVEEACSQTSKFVEAFATRKSLEEALSLAENNISVLFREKEEAQVSKTAAEMDLEKVKEEVAIQTSKLTEAFKTIKSLEDSLSQVETNVALLTEQNNDAQVGRTNLENKLKKLQEEAGSQANKLADSYATIKSLEDALLRAEDDISVLQGEKKNAEEELLSLNSKLNACMEELAGTSGSFESKSIELAGHLNDLHVIMKDETLLSRVKECFEKKFESLRKMDLILKNIKTHFVEVDLEKLQSHHVMEDDSNVMNSFSDNLNNIVDVEIDNSWVSAADGDNISSHFRKTVEGFQSRNKIIYDKVKGFSSFIDECIAGLLRKLQETQDGVVFVLEHIESLKQKSKNLEMIQQEQETTIAMLENDVATLLSACTDATRELQIEVKNNLLELISVPELEKLNHTLSLEVRETDGDATVEQQQRLDGNKHVDAANKLLLATRKFQSLVKQFDSTSNVAAATVEELQNKLKQSRISLENAIEERDLNQDRVSKLESEVEELQTSCSELRLKLNDSHSKEDKLKEREAEISSLSNTLLMKEKEAEDSLLSASQVKTLLDKVGGIEIPMAESEVGDLVPHNSAHVKKLFYIIDTVTELQQQVRLLSHDKEELQSTITTQILEIEHLKEEVEKLVRDRQDSEKVKDELSELTFGLEKILGILGGELFDQKSAGVKGLLSVLEKQVVTMPLELENSKSKAQELGTKLLASQKVVDELSIKVKVLEDSLQDRSAQTEIVQERSIFEAPSLPTGSEISEIEDAGSLGQTTKSPVPPATVARTVRKGSAEHLAINVDVESERLINNEGSDEDKGHVFKSLNTSGLIPKQGKLIADRIDGIWVSGGRLLMSRPQARLGLIAYSLLLHIWLLATIL; from the exons ATGTCTGAGAATCATAGCTCAGAGCAGGTTCTGGAAGTTTCTGGAGCTCAGAACAACAACTTTCTTGACCCGAATCCGGATCGTGCAATCCGGGCACCCGAAGAAGCTAACGGGTACTACGACCATGACCGAGTCAATCAG GAACCGGCGTTATTGTCGGTGATGGGTCGTGCTGAAAAcgataatgataatgataatgggGTTTCGGAGGAGGAAGAGGGGGGTGATTTTGTTGACTGCTCAGAAGAGTTGGTTTCGAGTGCTGAGAAGGAAGCAGCAGTTGTGGCAGTAGCGAGGGAAGAATCGGGGGATGATGGGGTTCGAGGAATCGAAAATGGGGTGTTGAATGGTTACGTGATGGATGAGCAGCCGGAACAACAACGACTGAGCAATGCACGGGAATACAAG GACGAAAGAGAGGCGTTTGCTAGGGAAGTTGCTGAGCTTCGTCACGGGCTTAAGGCTCTGATTAATCATCAGCAGCCGTTGCTTGGTGAGAATGAGAGTGGGGAAAATGATAATAGCCCTTTGCTTGAAATGATAAAGGAATGCTCGCTGTTTGTGAAATTAGCTTCAGAGGAACGATTGCAGGCTGAGGCGACAATGAGAGAAATTCATGGTGTTGTTCTTATGAATGAACAAGAGATTGGAGATCTCAATGCACGGGTTTCTGAGTTATCAGTGTCGAATGATGCTGCGGCGTCTTATATGAGTTCGGTTCAGAATTCTTTGGAAGTATCGTTGGAAAAGGATCGGCATGTAGAGGATGTGGCAAACAGGATGTTAGCTTCTCTAGCATCGGTAGGTTATCAAGAAGAATCATTGGAGGATTCTATTAGTGGGAAAATAATTCAGGTTGAGAAAGGCAACTCTTTGTTGATTGAGAAGTACAATCAGATTCTTTCTGAAATTGATCAACTTAGGCAATGTTTGAATGAGACTGGGGTTGATATCAGGGTGCAAGAGGGTCATGGGACAATTTGTGTTGCTGCACGTGATGAGTTACTTGAGCTGAAAAGAAAGGAGGAGGATTTGACTGATAAAGTTAGACATCTAGAGGATGAAAATAGGAAATTAGTGGAACAACTTGACGGGCATAAAGAAATGGTTGAGAAAGTGAATGCAGAACTtgcaaacacaaaaatagaAGTTGAGCAGGAGAAGCTTAGGTGTGCTAATACCAAAGAGAAGCTTACCATGGCTGTGACAAAGGGAAAGGCATTGGTGCAACAGAGAGACTCATTGAAGCATTCTCTAGCTGATAAAACAAGTGAGCTTGAGAACTGTTTGATTGAATTGCAAGAGAAGTCTAGTGCATTGGAGTCTGCTGAACTAAGCAAGGAGGAATTGGtcaaaagtgaaaatttgatTGCATCTCTGCAGGAAACACTGTCGGAAAGGACTTCTGTTcttgaaaaaattgatgaaattatGTCTGAGGCTGGTGTACCTGAGGAACTTCTTTCGATGGATATTAGAGAGAGATTTAGATGGCTTGTGGATGAGAGAAATGTACTAAAGGGTTTTTCACTGGAGTCTCAAAAATTGAAAGATGCTTTTTCCTCATTTGATCTACCGGAGACAGTTTCATCATCTGACTTGGAAGCTCGAGTGGGTTGGCTGAGGGAGTCATTTTACCGGGCTAAAGATGATGTAAATAGTTTGCAGGATGAAATTGCTAAAACAAGGGAAGCTGGCCATAATGAGATTGACCGCTTAAGTGCTTCACTTTCAACTGCATTACAGGAAAAGGATTATTTTGAAACAGAGTTGGCTGATCTGATGAGGAAATATGAAGAGATTGTTGAAAAAGAACATCAAGTTACATTGGAGAAGGATCACTTAAGTGCTTCACTTTCAACAGCGTTACAAGAAAAGGATTATCTTCAAACAGAGTTGGCTGAGCTGATGAGCAAATATGAAGAGATTGTTGTAAAAGAATGTCAAGTTACATTGGAGAAGGACCACTTAAGTGCTTCTCTTTCAGCAGAACTACAGGAAAAGGATTATTTTCAAACAGAGTTTGCCAACCTGATGGGAAAATACAAAGAGATTGTTGAAAAAGAGCATCAAGTTTCAGTGGAGAGGGATCAGATAGTGAAAATGTTGATTGAGGTTTCTGGAACTAAAATGGAAAAGGAAGAAGGGGTCTATCAGACTTTCTCTGACAATTCCAGTCTTGTTCACAGATGTTTTGAGAAGATAAAAGAACAGAGCAGTGCCATTTTGGATTCTTCCTATGCTAATGCAGAATTGTTTGAAAGAGTACAAAGTCTCTTGTATGTAAGGGATCACGAATTGATGCTGTGTGAGAAATTACTCGAAGAAGAGATGATGGTGAGATCAGAGGAAAAACTGTTGAATGAGTTAAAGTTGGTTTCTGAAGAACTTGTAGCACTGAAAGAGGAAAAGAGCTCTCTATGGAAGGATCTTGAAAGATCAGAAGAGAAGTCTACTTTGATGGATAAATTGTCAAATGAGTTAAAGTTGGTATCTGAAGAACTTGTGGTGCTGAAAGAGGAAAAGAGCTCTCTACATAAGGATTTTGAAAGATTGGAAGAGAAGTCTGCTTTGGTGGAAAAACTGTCGAGTGAGTTAAAATTGGTATCTGAAGAACTTGAAGCGTTGAAAGAGGAAAAGAGCTCTCTACAGAATGATGTTGAAAGATTGGAAGAGAAGTCCACTTTGGTGGAAAAACTGTCGAATGAGTTAAAATTGGTATCTGAAGAACTTGTAGTGCTAAAAGAGGAAAATAGCTCTCTACAAAGGGATCTTGAAAGATTGGAAGAGAAGTCTGCTTTGGTGGGGAAACTGTCGAATGAGTTAAAATTGGTATCTGAAGAACTTGTAGCGCTGAAAGAGGAAAATAGCTCTTTACAAAGGGATCTTGAAAGATCAGAAGAGAAGTCTACTTTGATGGATAAATTGTCAAATGAGTTAAAGTTGGTATCTGAAGAACTTGTGGTGCTGAAAGAGGAAAAGAGCTCTCTACATAAGGATTTTGAAAGATTGGAAGAGAAGTCTGCTTTGGTGGAAAAACTGTCGAGTGAGTTAAAATTGGTATCTGAAGAACTTGAAGCGTTGAAAGAGGAAAAGAGCTCTCTACAAAATGATGTTGAAAGATTGGAAGAGAAGTCCACTTTGGTGGAAAAACTGTCGAATGAGTTAAAATTGGTATCTGAAGAACTTGTAGTGCTAAAAGAGGAAAATAGCTCTCTACAAAGGGATCTTGAAAGATTGGAAGAGAAGTCTGCTTTGGTGGGAAAACTGTCAAATGAGTTAAAATTGGTATCTGAAGAACTTGTAGCGCTGAAAGAGGAAAATAGCTCTCTACAAAGGGATCTTGAAAGATTGGAAGAGAAGTCTGCTTTGGTGGAAAAACTGTCGAATGAGTTAAAGTTGGTATCTGAAGAACTTGTAGCACTGAAAGAGGAAAAGAGCTCACTTCAGAATGATCTTGAAAGATCGGAAGAGAAGTCTGCTTTggtgaaaaaactgtcaaatgAGTTAAAATTGGTATATGAAGAACTTGTAGCACTGAAAGAGGAAAAGAGCTCACTTCAGAATGATCTTCAAAGATCAGAAGAGAAGTCCACTTCGGTGGAAAAACTGTCGAATGAGTTAAAATTGGTATCTGAAGAACTTGTAGTGCTGAAAGAGGAAAAGAGCTCTGTACAGAAGGATCTTGAAAGATCGGAAGAGAAGTCTGCTTTGGTGGAAAAACTGTCGAATGAGTTAAAGTTGGTATCTGAAGAACTTGTAGAACTGAAAGAGGAAAAGAGCTCTTTATGGAAGGATCTTGAAAGATCAGAGGAGAAGTCCACTTTGGTGGATAAATTTTCAAATGAGTTAAAGTTGGTATCTGAAGAACTTGTAGCGCTGAAAGAGGAAAAGAGCTCTCTACAGAAGGATCTTGAAAGATTGGAAGAGAAGTCTACTTTGGTGGAAAAAGTGTCGAATGAGTTAAAGTTGGTTTCTGAAGAACTTGTAGCACTGAAAGAGGAAAAGAGCTCTCTACAGAAGGATCTTGAAAGATCGGAAGAGAAGTCTGCATTGGTGAGGGAGAAGTTATCCATGGCAGTTAAGAAAGGCAAGGGATTGGTTCAAGATCGGGAGAACTTGaaaaagcttctggatgaaaAGAACTCAGAAATTCAGAAGTTGAAGCTCGAGTTACAGCAGCAAGAATCTGCAGTCGTTGACTGCAGAGACCAGATTAAAACATTGTCTACTGACGTAGAGCACATCCCAAAGTTGGAGGCTGATCTTGCTGCGATGAAAGATCAACGTGATCAACTTGAGCAATTCTTATTGGAGAGCAATAAAATTTTACAGAAAGTGGTTGAATCTATTGATGGCATCGTTCTTCCTGTTGATACAGTTTTTGATGAGCCCGTAGGAAAGGTGAATTGGCTTTCTGGGTACATTAATGAATGCCTGGAAGCTAAGATGCATGCAGAGCAGGAGTTGGGTAAGGTGAAAGAGGATGCCAATACCTTGGTTAGTGAGTTAGCAGAAGCCCAAGCAACTGTGAAATCACTGCAAGACGCATTGTCAGTTGCGGAGAACAATGTTACTCAACTAGCTGAAGAAAAGAGGGAATTAGAAGTTGGGAAGACAAATATTGAACAAGAGTTACAGAAAGCAGTAGAAGAAGCTTGTTCCCAGACCAGCAAGTTTGTTGAGGCTTTTGCAACTAGGAAGTCACTTGAAGAGGCCTTATCACTGGCAGAAAATAATATATCTGTGCTGTtcagagagaaagaagaggCTCAAGTAAGTAAAACTGCTGCAGAGATGGATCTGGAGAAAGTGAAAGAAGAGGTTGCTATTCAGACCAGCAAATTAACGGAGGCCTTCAAAACTATAAAGTCACTTGAAGATTCACTGTCTCAGGTAGAGACTAATGTTGCTTTGCTGACTGAGCAAAATAATGATGCACAAGTTGGTAGAACTAATTTGGAGAATAAGCTAAAGAAGCTGCAAGAGGAAGCGGGGTCCCAAGCTAACAAGCTGGCAGATTCATATGCAACAATAAAATCGCTGGAAGATGCGCTGTTGAGGGCAGAAGATGATATTTCTGTACTTCAaggtgaaaagaaaaatgcagaAGAGGAACTTTTGTCACTTAATTCCAAGTTAAATGCATGCATGGAAGAGTTGGCTGGAACCAGTGGCAGTTTTGAAAGCAAATCTATAGAGCTTGCTGGACACCTTAACGATCTTCATGTGATTATGAAAGATGAGACTCTGTTATCAAGGGTAAAAGAATGCTTTGAGAAGAAATTCGAGAGCTTGAGAAAAATGGATCTCATTCTTAAAAACATAAAGACCCATTTCGTAGAAGTGGATTTAGAAAAGCTGCAAAGTCACCATGTCATGGAG GATGATTCAAATGTTATGAACTCTTTCTCAGATAACCTCAACAATATTGTTGATGTTGAAATTGATAACAGCTGGGTGAGTGCTGCAGATGGTGACAATATTTCTTCACATTTTAGAAAGACTGTGGAAGGGTTCCAGTCgagaaacaaaattatttatgataaaGTCAAAGGTTTTTCATCTTTTATAGATGAGTGTATCGCAGGTTTGTTGAGAAAATTACAGGAAACACAGGATGGTGTAGTATTTGTACTTGAGCATATTGAATctttgaaacaaaaatcaaagaatctgGAAATGATTCAACAGGAACAGGAGACCACTATAGCCATGTTAGAAAATGATGTTGCGACTTTGTTGTCTGCTTGTACTGATGCTACAAGAGAACTGCAGATTGAAGTGAAGAACAATCTATTGGAACTTATCTCTGTTCCTGAGCTTGAGAAGTTGAACCATACTTTGTCTTTAGAAGTGAGAGAGACTGATGGAGATGCCACAGTTGAGCAGCAACAAAGGCTTGATGGCAACAAACATGTTGATGCTGcaaataagttgttattggcaACTAGAAAATTTCAATCTCTGGTTAAACAGTTTGATAGCACAAGTAATGTGGCAGCCGCTACAGTTGAAGAATtgcaaaataaattgaaacaaaGTAGAATAAGTCTTGAAAATGCTATTGAAGAAAGGGATCTAAACCAAGATAGAGTTTCCAAGCTAGAGAGTGAGGTAGAAGAATTGCAAACTTCATGCAGTGAGCTGAGGCTTAAACTAAATGATTCTCATTCCAAAGAGGACAAGTTAAAGGAAAGAGAGGCAGAAATTTCCTCGCTGTCCAATACTTtgttaatgaaagaaaaag AGGCAGAAGACTCCCTTCTGTCAGCATCCCAAGTGAAAACACTCCTTGACAAAGTTGGAGGGATTGAAATCCCTATGGCAGAGTCAGAAGTTGGAGACCTGGTGCCCCATAATTCTGCTCATGTAAAGAAGCTCTTTTACATTATTGATACTGTTACTGAGTTGCAGCAGCAAGTGAGGTTATTGTCTCATGACAAAGAAGAGCTGCAATCAACAATTACAACACAGATTCTGGAAATTGAGCATCTGAAGGAGGAAGTTGAGAAACTTGTCAGGGACAGACAAGATTCCGAAAAAGTGAAGGATGAACTGTCTGAGCTCACTTTTGGTTTGGAGAAAATTTTAGGTATTTTAGGAGGTGAATTGTTTGACCAAAAATCTGCTGGTGTCAAGGGACTTCTGTCAGTATTAGAAAAGCAGGTTGTGACCATGCCTTTGGAAttggaaaattcaaaatcaaaagctCAGGAGCTTGGCACAAAGTTGCTTGCAAGCCAAAAGGTTGTGGATGAATTGTCAATCAAAGTTAAAGTTCTTGAAGACTCACTTCAAGATAGGAGTGCTCAGACAGAGATTGTTCAGGAAAGGAGCATCTTTGAAGCTCCCTCATTGCCTACAGGGTCTGAGATATCTGAAATTGAAGATGCg GGCTCACTGGGGCAGACTACAAAATCTCCTGTCCCGCCAGCCACTGTTGCAAGAACTGTGCGAAAGGGTTCGGCTGAGCATCTCGCAATCAATGTTGATGTGGAATCTGAACGTTTGATCAACAATGAGGGAAGTGATGAGGACAAAG GTCATGTATTCAAGTCTCTGAACACGTCAGGTCTCATTCCAAAACAAGGAAAGTTGATTGCAGATCGAATTGATGGAATCTG GGTATCCGGTGGTCGACTTTTGATGAGTCGTCCCCAAGCAAGGCTAGGCCTTATTGCCTATTCACTCTTATTGCATATATGGCTGTTGGCAACGATTTTGTGA
- the LOC115979378 gene encoding protein NOI4-like codes for MSSLNKDRPLPKFGEWDVNNPAAASEFTVIFDKVRDERKTGGTSSSVSPNPSPKYTASDKYSHSSKSNNKRKWFCLC; via the exons ATGTCTTCg CTCAATAAGGATCGGCCTCTCCCCAAATTCGGAGAATGGGATGTGAACAATCCTGCCGCAGCCAGCGAATTTACTGTCATATTTGACAAGGTTAGAGATGAGAGGAAGACCGGTGGGACATCTAGTAGTGTGTCACCAAATCCATCGCCAAAATATACAGCCAGTGATAAATACAGTCATTCCTCCAAGTCCAACAACAAG AGAAAGTGGTTCTGCCTTTGTTAA
- the LOC115982354 gene encoding regulator of G-protein signaling 1 encodes MKMETCALVGGCVTDYIAIAISILSMILLLSRLLVPFLVHKVPRTKNSGFWIPIIHVFASFNLLLSIVVSVNFLKFTKRHWWQSCYVWAVWVEGPLGFGLLLSCRVTQAFQLYYIFVKRRLPPIRSYIFLPLILLPWIAGAAFIHMKKPLNKRCHMGTYWVIPTATLHTLYVAALVGFTGAIWHIEFRFDELKDLWWGILFSASSIGVWVTAYILNEIHDEISWLQIASRFLLLIMASILVQALFSLSSSQPLLTQISLRRKAPQEFETMGQALGIPDSGLLLQTEAVQVIDPNEPLDKLLLDKRFRQSFMAFADSCLAGESVHFYDEVHELGKLPVNDPVRRIYMARYIIDKYIVAGAAREVNISHRSRQEILTTADLAHPNLFNNALNEVMQLMKTNLAKDYWSSMYFMKFKEEASMRSNGLELEQMTGLNFSPRLSSVHGADDPFHQEHFSKGSANDSHDSDTQ; translated from the exons ATGAAAATGGAAACTTGTGCATTGGTAGGAGGCTGCGTCACCGACTACATAGCGATTGCCATATCCATCCTTTCCATGATCTT ACTTCTCTCACGGTTACTTGTACCCTTTCTGGTTCACAAGGTTCCTCGTACTAAGAACAGTGGCTTCTGGATTCCAATAATTCATGTTTTTGCCAGCTTCAACCTTTTGTTGTCAATTGTG GTGTCTGTCAATTTCCTAAAATTCACGAAGAGGCATTGGTGGCAGTCTTGCTATGTTTGGGCAG TTTGGGTTGAAGGTCCACTTGGATTTGGCTTACTGCTAAGCTGTCGCGTGACACAGGCCTTCCAGCTGTATTACATTTTTGTCAA GAGGCGTTTACCACCAATCAGATCTTATATATTTCTTCCACTAATACTGTTGCCATGGATTGCTGGGGCTGCAT TTATCCATATGAAGAAGCCTCTAAATAAACGGTGCCACATGGGGACTTACTGGGTCATTCCAACTGCGACTCTCCACACATTGTATGTCGCTGCTTTAGTTGGATTCACCGGGGCTATTTGGCACATAGAGTTCAGGTTTGATGAACTCAAAGACCTGTGGTGGGGGATACTTTTCTCAGCCTCTTCCATTG GAGTATGGGTTACTGCTTACATTTTGAATGAAATTCATGATGAAATATCATGGCTTCAAATTGCCTCCAGATTTCTCCTTTTAATTATG GCAAGTATTCTAGTACAGGCTCTTTTCTCTTTATCAAGTTCACAGCCTTTACTCACTCAAATCAGTTTAAGGAGAAAGGCACCTCAAGAATTTGAGACAATGGGCCAGGCTCTTGGTATACCTGATAGTGGACTACTATTGCAGACGGAAGCAGTTCAAGTCATAGATCCCAATGAACCATTGGATAAGCTTCTTCTGGACAAAAGATTTCGGCAGTCCTTCATGGCATTTGCTGACAG TTGTTTGGCTGGGGAGAGTGTGCATTTCTATGATGAGGTGCATGAGCTTGGCAAACTACCTGTAAATGACCCTGTAAGAAGGATCTACATGGCACGGTATATTATTGACAAGTATATAGTTGCAG GTGCGGCAAGGGAGGTAAACATTTCTCACCGAAGCCGACAAGAAATTTTGACTACTGCTGATCTTGCACACCCTAATCTCTTTAACAATGCACTAAATGAGGTGATGCAATTGATGAAAACG AACTTGGCAAAAGATTACTGGTCATCCATGTACTTCATGAAGTTCAAAGAAGAAGCTAGTATGAGATCTAATGGCCTTGAGCTGGAACAGATGACAGGTTTGAACTTCTCTCCTAGGTTGAGTTCTGTACATGGTGCTGATGACCCCTTTCACCAAGAACACTTTTCTAAGGGCTCAGCCAATGATAGTCATGATTCGGACACACAATGA